ACCCTTCCTGCAAAGTGTGTGAAATTTGCaggaaattatttataaaagaaaCTCCTGCCCGTTGTGTTGCCGGTTGGCCTGTCCTTATATGACCAGCTGGTCTATCCAAAGGGTAGATAAATCTATCTGTCTTGACATTAATCGATTTCCAATAAGGCATATCGATAACAATTCTGAGTCGTGAAGAAACTCATGGTATGTTAAACAGGGTTATCAAAAAACTATAAGTCCATTAAGGGAAAGTCGTCGAAGTCGTACTATCAATTGCAGATCTCCTCTCAGGAAAAATCATATATAGGATTATAATagtaaaaatcaataaaattataataaaataagaacAATCTGAAATAAGAAAGTGGAGAGAGCAGTGGCGTCATATACTAGAAGATTGGCGCGAAAAATCGTTCTTCGGGGAGCCCCAGCGGAAGCTACCTATGTGCAAAACCGATGAACTATCAGGATCAATAGAAATCAGTATTCCTTCCTAAATGCAGAATCTGTTACGCACAGAAATTCCCTGTTGGAAGTCGTCATTAGTTGGCAGGAAATCGTTTTGTAtaacagaaaaataaaagaagaaaatattctCCCTTCGATCTCGTGTGAAGGTCCCTTTTTTCCTCATCCCATGTCCAATCACCCTGGACAATGACTGCCGATGCCCCGACTAATGAATTATCGATGACTTTCCTTTTTCGGCGGGAAGGCCTCCTCTGGATTTCTCGTCCACAAACCTTAGACATTTTCATCCTGTACTTAACTACCTTGGTCGATGGCCGGCTCCTTTGCCGTTGTTGCACTTCAATCGGAATTCGATAATCGAAATTTGAATTAAACCGAAATACATGAAGAAAAAGTCAGTCGGCGTCTAACATTCAGAGAGAAAATACATAAAACCTGTAAGGGAATTCAAACTCTGGTCCTGTACCTCCTGAATTCCTCATCACGTATTATTCTAGTCAATATTCATAAAGACTATCGTAAATTGCCCATACATACAAGCGTGAGGGTTTATGAAAAAAGCCCGTCAGATCGTGTCTGAGTTCCGTGTGTCGGAGCCAGTCATTCAAGTAAACTGCACAAGGGCGTATAGACCCTTaacctgtgtgtgtgtgaaaattAATTATCCGTGTGATTAGTGCAAACCAGTCGTGTTCGAAAATCAGATCTAAAAGATCTATTGTGTTCATTGCGAAAGACAGGTGTGTCAGAGCGTTATTCCTTGCATCAAAGGAATCACTGTGTCCTGTCTATGACCACCTCATAAGTGTCTCTGTTCTCTCTTACCTCCATCCGCAGTATGTCCGGCATAGTCCTGTCTCAACAGGTGTTTCCCACCACCCGTGAAGCCTTTCGTGAATTTATTCTGTCTGTCAGGGGTGCTACTGCATCACCTGTCACTATCTGCATCAcctgtcaaaaaaataaaactagaaATCGATAATGAAGAAACCGAATGCGGCGCCGGAAAAGAAGGCGAAGCGAGAACCCGTGCGGTCCGTAATGGAAAAGGGTCCAATAATGGTCCTAGGTAAGTCATGTGTTACAATAGTTTTCCGTCTGTGTCTTATTTCCGACCTCCAGTAGTCCAAATGTCCGGTCGGACACACCCGCTTCGGATGTATCTGTGAGCAATCTGACAAAAAAGTTTGGATCTCGTACGGTTACTCCGTCCACTAGTCTATGTGTTCCCTTTCCAACACCCAGGTATGACAGTGATAGTCAGCCCATTTTTCTAAGTCAGGAATCTCAACTTATCTCCCTCACTTCTTTCCTTAGTCCATCGATTAGTCTACATGCAAGTGACTTTTCCGACTCAGAGTCCACCATCTCTACGTCCGTAACTGAAAATGACTTCCCCGATTCAGTGTCTACCATTTCCACACTCGTAACCGCAAGAGAGGCTCCGCCTGTCCTCCAGCAACCGCAACCGAATATGCACAGCGATGAGGACCTCTGGTGTAACTGGGATTCCTGGCAGCCCGTCTCTCAATATCATCGTCACAACTGGCTGCCTTATAGTGTCACCTATTCCCGGGGTTTGCCCACCAGTATTACCTATCGTCGTCAAAATATAAATTATCAGTGGTGTCGTCCCGGCTGTACACCTCGTACGCCCTCATATATACGTCATAATTCTTCTCTTCGTTTCAGACTAACGCCACCACGTTATTAATTGTGCCTCACACATGTGAGGTCATTACTTCTCCAATTCCTTTCGTCCTATTCATTTCCTCCTCCTACCCATCCCTTCATATTGTTCTTATGTAGTCAAGGCCAGAGGATCTAGCAACCTTATAGCAGGAAACTGGAACCTCCCTTTCCACGGTTTCCCCCGCCTATCCTATTGTCAATCTGCAAAGGACTATCCCCAGTTCTTTGGGTTGTCAAGGCCCGCGGATCCGGCAACCCTATGGTAGGTAACTGGAGCCCCCCTATCCACGGTTTCCCCCGCCTATCCTGTCGTCATCATCACAACATCTATCCCCAGTTAGCCATAAGGGCCGCGTGGCGATTCTCAGTCCTATCCTCTGACCGTCATAAATCCTTCCAGATCTCCCAAATTCATTAATCAATTCTCCCAGATTCCCTAAAACCTACCCCTCACCTGTCTTCCTCTAAAGTAATTCCCATCTCATAACTAGTAGGCAAGCCCTATGTCACGTCAGACTGGAAAATTTCCAATCTCGAAGATAAAAGGGGGTTGAAAATTAAAGCAGTAACTTTAAAGGAACCGGAAAAGGCCAGTCCGGGTAAGTATGAGGTCAAGGAGGGTAAGT
This Stomoxys calcitrans chromosome 2, idStoCalc2.1, whole genome shotgun sequence DNA region includes the following protein-coding sequences:
- the LOC131994859 gene encoding uncharacterized protein LOC131994859, whose product is MSQDPCLKIATTIVAVNHKGNRNCRNILKIEVAGPQRETSIRRNNTPIVIGAIGRLSQCITETRVCLKTALLERQNISCIKKAISHTASPPLMPSCLNRCFPPPVKPFVNLFCLSGVLLHHLSLSASPVKKIKLEIDNEETECGAGKEGEARTRAVRNGKGSNNGPSSPNVRSDTPASDVSVSNLTKKFGSRTVTPSTSLCVPFPTPSPSISLHASDFSDSESTISTSVTENDFPDSVSTISTLVTAREAPPVLQQPQPNMHSDEDLWCNWDSWQPVSQYHRHNWLPYSVTYSRGLPTSITYRRQNINYQWCRPGCTPRTPSYIRHNSSLRFRLTPPRY